Genomic segment of Ammospiza nelsoni isolate bAmmNel1 chromosome 2, bAmmNel1.pri, whole genome shotgun sequence:
TGATGAGGAGGGAGAGgtgtggaggggcagaaggggaGCACAGTTCTCACCAAGGCTTCCTCTGTGCTGGACCTGGCAggcaggacacacacacacacacagagaggttttcccccattttcaCTCCATAAAAGAAGTTCTGCTGCTGGTGAGCTGTTGGGGATTGTCTCCAAAGAGAAATGGGATCTTTTCCTCACGGTGAAGCACAGGAGAATGTTACCACATCCTGCTCCTTGTGGCTTACAAATAGCAGGCGGGAAGGAATGACTGGGTAACTGTTTGACCTCAGCTTGGGAGGAAGAAAGCTCCCCAGAAACCTCAGGAACTCACCCCACTAAGCAGACAGGAAAATGGCACACATCTGGCACCCTAATTATATGCTAATGACGTCCGACCAGGAAGAAAAGCTTCAGAGGtctgaaggaaaaatacaaaatacctGACAGAGCAGGGTTGTGTGTGCTCACAGACACTTTCTGACAGCTACTCCctctgtctttttctttaattcttgaATTCCATTTTAGCTGGATCTCACTCCAAGGGCAGCAGTCCAGGTGAGGGTTCTGACCTGTCCAGTCTTGTGCTCACCTTGGTTCAGCCTGGGTTTCGAGGGAACTGGAGGTCACTGTggtttgctgctctgtgcagcagggGCTGGTTTTGCAAAGCTGAGATGAGCTTTGTAAGGAATTGGGAGCGGTTTTGGGCCAGCAATGGGACCGAACGCGGGTTTGGGCCAGCTCCGGGACCGAACGCGGGTTTGGGCCAGCTCCGGGACCGAACGCGGGTTTGGGCCAGCTCCGGGACCGAACGCGGGTCACGGCCGGGACCGGAGCCGGGACGGCCCGGGCGCAGCGCAGAACACCGCCGGCGGTGCTGCCCTCCTGTGGACAGGCCCGGTACTGCAGCCCCGGGGGCCGGGACCCCCGAGGCTCCACGGGGCGATCCCTCGGGATCCCGGAATTGTGCTGCTCACGGCGCAGAGGCGGCCGCCCTTTGGATACGTTTTAAAGTAGCATCCTACAGCATTTTGGAGGCTGTTTCCAGAATTCCATTTGCAGCTGGATCTCGCTCCAAGCGCAGCAGTTCAGGTGAGGGTTCTGACCTCTCAACTTGCGCTCACCTTGGTACAGCctggggcaggctcaggtttcCCAGGAAAGTGGAGATCACCGAGGActggtgctctgtgcagcagggGCTGGTTTTGCAAAGCTGAGATGAACTTTGTAAGGAACCGGGAGTGGGTTTGGGCCGGCACGGGGACCGAACGCGGGTCACGGCCGGGACCGGAGCCGGGACAGCGCTGAGTGGTGCTGCCCTCCTGTGGACAcgcgcggtactgcagccccGAGGGGACCGGGACCTTCGAGACTTTGCCCTGTGATCCCTCGGGATCACACACGGAATTGTGCTGCTCAGGGGTGAGGAACTGCTGCCCTTTGGACACATTTTAAAGTAGTATCCTGTAACATTTTATAGGCTGTTTCCAGAAGTCCATTTGTAGCTGGATCTCACTCCAagtgcagcagtgcaggtgagGGTTCTGACCTGTCCATCGCAATGCCTGGCTGAGCTTTTGCTGGCTCAGGTTTTCCAGGGAACTGGATATCACTGCGAActggtgctctgtgcagcagggaCTGGTTTTCGCAAAGCTGAGATGAACTTTGTAAGGAACCGGGAGTGGGTTTGGGCCAGCACGGGGACCGAACGCGGTCACAGGCGGGACCGGCTCTCCGCAGGCGGTGCTGCCGTCCTGTGGACATGCCCGGTACTGCAGTCCTGGCGGGGCCGGGACCGCCGAGGCTCTGCCGTGCGATCCCTCGGGATCCCACATGGAATTGTGCTGTTCAGGGGAGAGCAGCATTTTGAACACATTTTAAAGTAGCATCCTACAGCATTTTTGAGGCTGTTTCCAGAATTCCATTTGCAGCTGGATCTCGCTCCAagtgcagcagtgcaggtgagGGTTCTGACCTCTCAACTTGTGCTCAACAGGCTGTGGCTGGCACAGGTTTTCCAGGGAAGTGCATATCACTGCGAActggtgctctgtgcagcaggggctggtgtTTGCAAAGTCGAGATGAACTTTGTAAGGAACCGGGAGTGGGTTTGGGCCAGCAATGGGACCGAACGCGGGTCACGGCCGGGACCGGAGCCGGGACGGCAGCGGGCACAGCGCTAAACACGGCAGGCGGTGCTGCCCTCCTGTGGACAcgcgcggtactgcagccccGAGGGGACCGGGACCTTCGAGACTTTGCCCTGTGATCCCTCGGGATCACACACGGAATTGTGCTGCTCAGGGGTGAGGAACTGCTGCCCTTTGGACACATTTTAAAGTAGTATCCTGTAACATTTTATAGGCTGTTTCCAGAAGTCCATTTGTAGCTGGATCTCACTCCAagtgcagcagtgcaggtgagGGTTCTGACCTGTCCATCGCAATGCCTGGCTGAGCTTTTGCTGGCTCAGGTTTTCCAGGGAACTGGATATCACTGCGAActggtgctctgtgcagcagggaCTGGTTTTCGCAAAGCTGAGATGAACTTTGTAAGGAACCGGGAGTGGGTTTGGGCCAGCACGGGGACCGAACGCGGTCACAGGCGGGACCGGCTCTCCGCAGGCGGTGCTGCCGTCCTGTGGACATGCCCGGTACTGCAGTCCTGGCGGGGCCGGGACCGCCGAGGCTCTGCCGTGCGATCCCTCGGGATCCCACATGGAATTGTGCTGTTCAGGGGAGAGCAGCATTTTGAACACATTTTAAAGTAGCATCCTACAGCATTTTTGAGGCTGTTTCCAGAATTCCATTTGCAGCTGGATCTCGCTCCAagtgcagcagtgcaggtgagGGTTCTGACCTCTCAACTTGTGCTCAACAGGCTGTGGCTGGCACAGGTTTTCCAGGGAAGTGCATATCACTGCGAActggtgctctgtgcagcaggggctggtgtTTGCAAAGTCGAGATGAACTTTGTAAGGAACCGGGAGTGGGTTTGGGCCAGCAATGGGACCGAACGCGGGTCACGGCCGGGACCGGAGCCGGGACGGCAGCGGGCACAGCGCTAAACACGGCAGGCGGTGCTGCCCTCCTGTGGACACGCGCGGAACTGCAGCCCCGGAGCGCCGGGACCCTCGGGGCGATCCCACCACGGCCAGCGTGCTGTGGGGCCAGGCACGGGGACCCGGGGCtcctcattgctctctgctggggtTAACTCCCTGGAAATGACGTTTCTAGCAGCCTGGCATGCTCCCTTGTGTACTGCTTTTCCCGGCACAGCCTCCCATTATCCCTTACTGGCATTTGCAGTAAACCATCCCTGTGGGGTCTCATGGCAGCAGGGTCAGAGTTTCCTCCCCGTTTTAGGGCATTCTCTCAGCCCTGGAGTGCCATTGGAAAACATACAGGTTATCTgacctctccctgtgctgtcaggGCTCAGCTGAGGCAGGGACAGATTCTGGGATTGGGAAAATAAAGCACTGAGGCTGGCGGGCAGGGTCTGCGCCGTGGGTgcctccctgcatccccccaaatcctcccttggctcctcagggctgctgcagctgcagggtggcagctggagagcagagacCACCAATCCAGCTGGACCCGATCCAGACCTCAGGGCTGTTATTTTAGGGTGCTCCTGTGTCTTAGGGCTCCCAGCATTTGGAAGAACTTCTGCGCAGTCCCAGTGCTGGCTCCAAAGCCATTTATTGGGGGGATAAGGGAGGGGGAGAGCGGGGAGGTCCCTAGGGTTGGAGGACGCTTCTCAGCAGTTTTTTCACCTCGGGGCTGAGCCTCTTGGGGAAGAGGATGTCGAAGTAGATGTAGAGGTCGCCCTTGCGCTGCGGGTCCTGCGCCAGCGGCATCccctcccctggcaccttctTGTAGTACTTGGGGCTGCcgggcacagggaggggctgaggggagctCTGGGGTGATCCCAACACGCAGCCACGatccccagagccccaggtgGTTTCACAGGGTAtttgctcctccagctccaccaGGGCCTGTCCTCTTCAGCATCTACCCTGATCCAGCCCTCTCCttgcctctgctcccagcagtgcgACCACAGACCCACGGAGCCACCCACTctccccctcctgcagccccaaacCTGCTGGAAAAGGCTTTGGAGCCCCCTGAGCTCCTCCCAGGTGCCCACTCACCCCCATTTTCCCTGGCACTTACTCCACGATGTCGTTGATGGGGATGTTGAGCAGCCTCCCATCCAGCGTCCACACGTCCAGGGTGCAGCCAGTCAGCGCCTGCCGGGCGTGCAGggccaccaggagctgctgcggCAGCCCCCGGGCCCAGAGGTgaccctctgtcccctccctgggcccCTCACCTTGGCCAGGGAGATGCTGGCAACGTACAGGAGGTTGTTCTCGATCCTTTTGAACCTTGGGTGAAGCTTCTCTTGCACAACAAAGGTGATGTCAGCTGGAATGATGTTTGGGCCCTGATTGAGGGGGAAAAGGTCACACCATCATGGAATGCCAGGATGGGACATGAAAATTCACTcagttccagcccctgccatgggcagaaacaccttccactagcccaggctgccccaagccacatccagcctgtccttggaaacctcaaaattattttacacaGGGAAAACTGACACAAACTCCTGCCCctcttttgttgctgttttcagCTGGCTAGAGAGAAGGGAATTTTCTTCCCTTAAGACAAAAAGTAATCTTTAATCAAAGACGACCATCCAGAACTGTGTTTCTGCCAGGAAGAAAACCAGCCCTTTCAATTATTTGTTCTTTAACCTGTTCTGAGGAAAATCCAGGCTCCTCAGAGTGCTTCTGTTGGCCATGCTGCCCTCAGCAGTGGGAAACCAGAAGTTCTTCATGGAAGAGCCTTTCCCATGGAGTGGGCACAGgactggagcagctgctcaggatGGGCATGGAGTCTCCTCTCTGGAGAGATCCCAAACCCCCCTGGGTGGgttcctgcctgggcaggggtgTTGGATGAGCTGATCTGCAGGGGTGCCTGGTTATCGTGTGGTTCTGCGCTCACCTGGTCTCCTTCCTTCTCAAAGGTGACCCTGGTGCCACGCTGCCAGCCCGGCTGCACGTCGATGGTCAGGATCTTGTCCCTGATGGTGCTGGTCTGGCCATCCTCGTTCatcacctgggcacagggcacagggagggtcAGCAGCAAAGGGCAAGCCTGGCTTGaatggcagagcctggcagatCATGAACCAGATCCATGGAACCATCACATCTGTGGAACCGTGGGGTCATTTAGGTCAGGAAAGCCCTCCAAGACCATGGAGTCCAATGTTCCCCCAGCACTAACCCATATCCCCGAGTGCCACAACCACACAGCTTTGTGAGGAACGGGGACTCCACTCCAGCCaattccagtgcctgaccatcCTTCCAGGACAGAACTTGTccctaatgtccaacctaagcctcccctggcacagcttggggCTGTTCCCTCATGCCCTAGAGCAGCAGaggcccagggctgggccagcaAGGAGGGGGACAGAAATCACCAAGGGCACAAAAAGGAGACACGAAGCAGTGTGAAAATGGCATTGTGGGAGCCCAGAACACATTGAACCCGTGCTCAATTCCCTTTGCCAAGCCGGGAGGTGACCACTGGTTCGGCTCCTCCTGGCTTTGGTGCTACTCCCTCGCCGCCACCAGCTCCGGGGACGGGGCCACCCCCGAAcccccagggagggcagagcccaggCCCAGCGCCGCCCCTACCCTGCGGGAGATCTTGATCTTCTTGGTGCAGCCGTGGAACAGGTCCTCGAGGGACACGTAGAGGTCCCGCACGATGGGGGGGTCCCTGCGCAGggccccccggccccggggcccCCCgaagggcagcagcacctccgAGCCATCCTCGGCAAAGAACTCTGcgggagggagcaggggcacagcccTCAGCGGGCTCCGGGCTCTTCACCCCGCACCCAGAGCCGCCCCAGGGGCTTTCCTTCCAGGAGTGTTTATGGCAGCCAGGACCTCCCCTCCGAGCGCCACAGGGATCTGAGGGCAGCCGGGCAGGGAAGCATCCCTGGAGAGCTGCCATGGAAGGGTGGCAGAGCCCCAGAGTGCCCCAGCCTACCTGCAAAGGGGTTGTCCCCTCCAAAGAACTCCCTGAAGACTCTCTCAGGGTTGTTGTGGAACACGTAGCCCACGCTCCAGGGGTTGTCACTGGCGTACTCCAAGGGGATGCCACCTTTGAGCccttcttccccaaatttgtCGTAGATGCCTTTCTTCATAGCTTAGGGGACAAGGAGGTGTTGGGGGAGAGCCCCAGCCTGAGATTCAGGCTTTGTTGGGGCgcagaagagagagaagaggggtCCCAGCAAGTGTGTGCCAgttcccagctgggctgtgggtcACAAAGGAGCCggtcctgcagggagcaggacacTCCAGGAGGGGGGACACACACTCCAGGAGGGGGGACACACACTCCAGGAGGGGGGACAGTCCCACTTACGGTCGCTGAGCACATCGTAGGCCTCTGCCAGCTGGTGGAACCTCTTGGGGCCCCAGGGCTCCTTGCATTTCAGCGGGTGGTACTTCAGAGCCAACGTCCGATAGCTGAGGGGCACAGGAGGGCTTGGCTTCAGGGGGATTTTACAGCATCtcattcccagcccctgccatgggcagggacaccttccacgagcccaggctggagagggcttggagcaacctccagggatgcaggggcagccacagctgctaTGGGGAACCTGtaccagggcctcaccacccccaatatcccatccatccctgccctctggcagtgggagccattccctggcccGAGTCCCTCTCTAGCTCTCCTGGAGCACctgcaagggctctgagctctccctggatccttctcctctccaggtgagctctcccagagcacaacagaggagctccagccctcagagcgCCTCCCGGCCCCTCCATTCCCCCATCAGCCCGGGCTGCCCGCACGGCCCCAGACCCTTCCCCCACTGTCCAAGGCCCAGCACGGCCACTCCCGGCTGCCTCCCGGCCCCGGGGGTCGCTCTGACGCCGAGGGTCCCCTCACGCCTTCTTGATGTCGTCGGCGGTGGCGCCGCGgtccagctccagcacagcgTAGTAGTCCAGCCCCATGGCGTCCCGTTGCTATAGCGACGCGACTTCCGGTCCGCGCCGCGCGGGGCACCACGGGAAATGTAGTTCTCCCGCTCACTCCCGCCCTCTGCCGGCCCCTCTCAGTCCTCACTCctcagctcttttttttcttaaaaacccCCAAGTTTCCATGGAAACACATGTATTAACATATGTGTTAACATATAGCACATGTATTAACATATACCACATGTCATGTGTTAAACAGAAGGCTGATAACAGGTGTTATCAAAGCAGCGGTTTATTGCCCTCCAAACTGTGACAGTCACTTGCACTGtaccccctcctctccccttttATTTATTAGTTTCCCCCCACTACAAACAGCGTATTTTCAGCACTGGAAATGCAACCACAACATCACTGGAACACAACATCCTctctaaattaaaaattgatCCCAGTCGtattgtaggaaaaaaatatgaccTGTTACAAAAACACTGTATGGAGCCTGGTCATGACAACAGCCTcaaagctgtgcacacacatcCCAGGAAAATCAGCTTGGAAGAGCCTTTCCCACGTGTTTCTCCTTTTTTGGCCCCTTCAAACACCTAAAGGTCAGAAAGTTGGTATCTCCTcactgtcccatccctgcagcacgTGTAGATTTCCTTCTCCCAGGAAGCCacctgaaaaaggggaaaaaaaagaagagaacaagaTGGGTTAGGCAGAACACATTGCTTTTACCCTCAGGACTCTCCCAGCACCCTTTATCCACACTTTTTATAGCAacagagctgcttcatcaactcCACCACTCTAGCCAGGTCCTGCACAACAGAGATAAAGCCAGGGAATTCTGCAGAGGATTGCTTTATGCAAAACATCAGGATTATTCAGGTAGAAAGGACAATGATAAGCTCAGAAGTCAACTGTGTGAAGGAATGTGCTGAGGAGAAAAGCCTGAGGTGAAGGCAGTGCCTCCTGCCTGGCATCAGCTTTCCCTGGCCACCCTCTCCTCAGGGACACTCCCCACCTTGTACACGGGGTCACAGTCAGCCTCAGTGAGATCCAGCACATAATCCAGGTCCTGCTGAACAATGAAGCACGTGCCATCCCCTGCAAGCAAGGCACAGCAATTAGTGGAAGGAGCCAAACTCAATTACAGACCGAAATTGCAGAGGGAAAAGGCTCCAGGGGGTGAGACattcctgggaggggttttggaGGGGTATGAGGGATGTGAAGGGTGGAGACCCCAAAGCAAAGGGGCAAGAGCACAACTCACAAAGAGCACAAGGCTCCTTGACTTGATTCCAGGATTTCTAGGGGCACAAGAGAGCCCTGGAAT
This window contains:
- the DNAJB13 gene encoding dnaJ homolog subfamily B member 13 codes for the protein MGLDYYAVLELDRGATADDIKKAYRTLALKYHPLKCKEPWGPKRFHQLAEAYDVLSDPMKKGIYDKFGEEGLKGGIPLEYASDNPWSVGYVFHNNPERVFREFFGGDNPFAEFFAEDGSEVLLPFGGPRGRGALRRDPPIVRDLYVSLEDLFHGCTKKIKISRRVMNEDGQTSTIRDKILTIDVQPGWQRGTRVTFEKEGDQGPNIIPADITFVVQEKLHPRFKRIENNLLYVASISLAKALTGCTLDVWTLDGRLLNIPINDIVDPKYYKKVPGEGMPLAQDPQRKGDLYIYFDILFPKRLSPEVKKLLRSVLQP